The Rhododendron vialii isolate Sample 1 chromosome 8a, ASM3025357v1 genome has a window encoding:
- the LOC131335263 gene encoding uncharacterized protein LOC131335263, producing MEQRGEVSLKKKTESEETTAKEEATTDKRGGECVNGSSSAEQTKILLMRAFVEKQDPSSKDVNDYMIRRFLRARDLDIEKASAMFLKYLKWKRTFIPTGCISASEITTDLGQSKVFTQGSDKTGRPIMVVFSGRHFPRKGGLEEFKRFVVFSLEKVCSRMPEGQEKFAVIGDMEGWGYANSDVRAYLGALTILQDYYPERLGKLFLLHVPYIFMAVWKVVYPFIDDNTKKKIIFVENKKMKSTLLEDIDESQLPEIYGGKLPLVPVQDS from the exons ATGGAGCAAAGAGGGGAGGTGTCCCTTAAGAAGAAAACTGAATCTGAAGAAACAACAGCAAAAGAAGAAGCAACAACTGATAAGAGAGGTGGGGAATGTGTCAATGGAAGCAGTAGTGCAGAGCAAACCAAGATTCTCCTCATGAGAGCCTTTGTTGAGAAACAAGATCCCTCTtccaag GATGTTAACGATTATATGATCAGAAGGTTTCTCCGTGCTCGTGATCTGGACATAGAGAAAGCTTCTGCTATGTTCCTTAAGTACCTGAAATGGAAACGGACATTTATCCCTACCGGTTGCATATCTGCGTCAGAGATCACTACCGACCTAGGACAGAGCAAGGTGTTTACTCAAGGGTCGGATAAAACAGGACGTCCGATAATGGTCGTCTTTTCTGGAAGGCATTTCCCCAGGAAAGGAGGTCTAGAGGAATTCAAAC GTTTTGTGGTATTTTCTCTCGAAAAAGTTTGTTctag GATGCCAGAAGGACAGGAAAAATTTGCTGTTATTGGTGATATGGAAGGATGGGGATACGCAAACAGTGACGTCCGTGCGTACCTGGGAGCTCTTACCATTTTGCAG GACTACTATCCCGAAAGACTTGGGAAGTTGTTCCTCCTCCATGTGCCTTACATATTTATGGCAGTGTGGAAGGTTGTATATCCATTTATTGACGACAATACAAAGAAGAAG ATCATATTTGtcgaaaacaagaaaatgaaatcaaCTCTGCTAGAAGATATCGATGAGAGTCAGCTTCCGGAGATTTATGGAGGCAAACTACCATTAGTTCCCGTACAAGACAGCTAA
- the LOC131335262 gene encoding uncharacterized protein LOC131335262, with protein MEQRGEVSLSLRKKTESEETTAKEEATTDKRDGECVNGSSSAEQTKIILMRAFVEKQDTSSKDVDDYMIRRFLRARDLDIEKASAMFLKYLNWKRTFIPTGCISSSEIATDLGQNKVFSQGSDKTGRPIMLIFPGRHFPRKGGLEEFKRFVVFSIEKVCSRMPEGQEKFAVIGDMEGWGYTNSDVRAYLGALTILQDYHPERLGKLFLLHVPYIFMAVWKVVYPFIDDNTKKKIIFVENKKMKSTLLEDIDESQLPEIYGGKLPLVPVQDS; from the exons ATGGAGCAAAGAGGGGAGGTGTCCCTTAGCCTTAGGAAGAAAACTGAATCTGAAGAAACAACAGCAAAAGAGGAAGCAACAACTGATAAGAGAGATGGGGAATGTGTCAATGGAAGCAGTAGTGCAGAGCAAACCAAGATTATCCTCATGAGAGCCTTTGTTGAAAAACAAGATACCTCTtccaag GATGTTGACGATTATATGATCAGAAGGTTTCTCCGTGCTCGTGATCTGGACATAGAGAAAGCTTCTGCCATGTTCCTTAAGTACCTGAATTGGAAACGGACATTTATCCCTACCGGTTGCATATCCTCATCAGAGATTGCTACCGACCTAGGACAGAACAAGGTGTTTTCTCAAGGGTCGGATAAAACAGGACGTCCGATAATGCTCATCTTTCCTGGAAGGCATTTCCCCAGGAAAGGAGGTCTAGAGGAATTCAAAC GTTTTGTGGTATTTTCTATCGAAAAAGTTTGTTCTag GATGCCAGAAGGACAGGAAAAATTTGCTGTTATTGGTGATATGGAAGGATGGGGATACACAAACAGTGACGTCCGTGCGTACCTGGGAGCTCTTACCATTTTGCAG GACTACCATCCCGAAAGACTTGGGAAGTTGTTCCTCCTCCATGTGCCTTACATATTTATGGCAGTGTGGAAGGTTGTATATCCATTTATCGACGACAATACAAAGAAGAAG ATCATATTTGtcgaaaacaagaaaatgaaatcaaCTCTGCTAGAAGATATCGATGAGAGTCAGCTTCCGGAGATTTATGGAGGCAAACTACCATTAGTTCCCGTACAAGACAGCTAA